Below is a genomic region from Candidatus Neomarinimicrobiota bacterium.
AACTAAATTATTACCTATGCCCTATCCGCCGCCTCTGCCATTGATCATTATCATAATTGTCTTAAAAATAAGCAGTAAATCAAACCATGGCGATGAATTTCTGATGTAATATAAATCCATCACTATCATTTCGTTATGAGCTACCTCACTTCTACCGGAAACTTGCCAGAGCCCGGTAATTCCCGGCAGAACCTCATTTCTCTTTTTCTGCCATTCATCATAATGCTCATACTCGTAAGGCAAGCACGGCCGGGGTCCTACTACCGCCATGTCCCCCGCTAACACGTTGAAAAACTGCGGCAGCTCATCTAAGCTCGTTCTTCTCAATAACTTACCTACAACCGTGAATTTAGATTCGTCAACGATCTTTTTGGAACCTCCATCAACTTCTCCGCTCCCCTTAATAAAATTTTTCATCACTTCTGTTCTCGAATCATCCTTATCGCTTCCCACGAACATCGTCCTGAATTTATAGAATGTAAATTCATTACCATCTTTACCGATACGCCGCTGCTTATAAATCAAGGAGCCCCGCGAAGTCAGTTTTATTGCAATCATGATCGCTATGAGTAAGGGTGAAATTAAAATGATTATAGCAGCAGAAGCCAGAAAATCAAAAGTTCTCCGAAATTTAGTCCATAACCTTGTATGTGATGACCCGTGCATCCGCACAAGCGGGATGTCCGAGTACTTTTCTACTGCTAATTTATCCGGTATTATTCTATACAATTCGCTGACAACCTGTATGGCAATTTCTGTTCTTTGACAACGCTCGATTAAGCTGATAAGTTCCCCGTAATTTATGTCATCGGGAGCTATAATCAGTTCGTCGATGTTATATTCTGTGACTGTTGACTCTAAATCGTTCATCTTTCCTAACAAGGCCAAATCCTGAAATATCTTCTCTCCAACCTCGCCGCTGTCGCCTATAAAACCTTTGATGGACATCCCGTAAATCACTTTCGTAACTAAGCCGGCAGCTATCATTTTTGCATTTTTCTTTGTCCCGATGATCGCAACGTTTCTCGAATACATTCCCTTATTGGCAAAATAAATGAATATTGACCGGAATATCAGCGTCCTGACGACTATAAGAGATCCTGTCACTGTTATTGCATAATATATAAATAGAAGTCTGCTTTCAAAAACGAAGGAGTATTTTATAACGAACTGTACGATTATTACAAGGATAGTTCCTATTGCTAAGCCCTTAATTATCAAGGATATCTGCGGAAAAAAATCAAGCAGAATGTTTATCTTGTACAGATTGAGCGATTGAAATATGAATAGGTGCGCGACTCCTAAGATCATCACGATTATCAGAACTATTATGAATTCATACCCGTTAAGCCTGAATACGTTTGAGCTCCCGCCAAACCTGAGATTAAAAGCGACCGCATACGACAAGAGTATGAGAACAAGGTCGATTCCGGCTATTACG
It encodes:
- a CDS encoding sugar transferase; amino-acid sequence: MIYPKYKYVIAGIDLVLILLSYAVAFNLRFGGSSNVFRLNGYEFIIVLIIVMILGVAHLFIFQSLNLYKINILLDFFPQISLIIKGLAIGTILVIIVQFVIKYSFVFESRLLFIYYAITVTGSLIVVRTLIFRSIFIYFANKGMYSRNVAIIGTKKNAKMIAAGLVTKVIYGMSIKGFIGDSGEVGEKIFQDLALLGKMNDLESTVTEYNIDELIIAPDDINYGELISLIERCQRTEIAIQVVSELYRIIPDKLAVEKYSDIPLVRMHGSSHTRLWTKFRRTFDFLASAAIIILISPLLIAIMIAIKLTSRGSLIYKQRRIGKDGNEFTFYKFRTMFVGSDKDDSRTEVMKNFIKGSGEVDGGSKKIVDESKFTVVGKLLRRTSLDELPQFFNVLAGDMAVVGPRPCLPYEYEHYDEWQKKRNEVLPGITGLWQVSGRSEVAHNEMIVMDLYYIRNSSPWFDLLLIFKTIMIMINGRGGG